The Methanobrevibacter wolinii SH genomic interval CTTTTCTTGATTCTTGTAATAATTTTATTGATTTTGCAAATTCATTTAATATAAATATATCATCTTTATCTAAATCTGCACCATTACTTATTAAATTGTCTTCTAGAGTTTCGCTGTTTTTAATTGCATCTTCTCTATTTTTAAAATCAGATACTAATTTAACATATGATTCATTATTATGCATTGTTTCAATTTCTGGAAAATAAATTGTTTCCCATTCTCTTAATCTTTCAATCAATTTAGAAATTCCTTCATCAATTTCATCAATTGAATTAATTGCTTGAATAAGTAATTTGTCTTCTTCTTGTGAAGATTCTTTCATTTTGTATACTGCAATTTCATTTGTAATATTAATTAATTTTTCAGTGTACTCTTCTTTATTATTAATAAAATTAATTTCTTTTAAAATATCTACTATATTTTTTCTTAAATATTCTCCAATTTTACTTGGCATTTCTATTTTAATTTTATCATAATTTTTAATATCTTTGTAGTCTGAGTGTTTATTTCTTGTTTCAATGATTATTTCATCACATGAATCATTAATATGACTAATTATTTCCCTTTCTTCACTAGTTATTTTATTTTTTTCTATTTCAATTAATTTATCTACAGTTTCTTCTTCTTTAAATAATATATAATCTATTAATTCAAAGTCACTATTGAAACATAAATAACCAGCAATACAATTTGTTATATAAAGTTTCATGATTTTATTTTATATATTTACATAATTATAAATTTTACATAATTCATAAATTATAATAATATTAATTTTAATAATTTTGTGGAGAAATCGTATGTTAGAAACTGAAATTTGTGGTGTAAAACTTAAAAATCCTTTGATGTTAGCAGCTGGAATTATGGGTAGTAATGCTAGTAGTTTGAATTGGATTTTAAGATCTGGTGCTGCAGCAGTTGTTACAAAATCTTTTTCAAAAGAACCTAATCCAGGTTATCATAATCCAACAACTGTTGAAGTTACTGGTGGTATTATTAATGCTATAGGTTTATCTTCTCCAGGTGTTGATGTTTTTTTAGATGAATTAAACTCTGTTGTGACTGATAATAATCAAGCTTTAATTGCATCTATTTATGGTGCTACTCCTGAAGAATTCACTTATGT includes:
- a CDS encoding NOP5/NOP56 family protein; this translates as MKLYITNCIAGYLCFNSDFELIDYILFKEEETVDKLIEIEKNKITSEEREIISHINDSCDEIIIETRNKHSDYKDIKNYDKIKIEMPSKIGEYLRKNIVDILKEINFINNKEEYTEKLINITNEIAVYKMKESSQEEDKLLIQAINSIDEIDEGISKLIERLREWETIYFPEIETMHNNESYVKLVSDFKNREDAIKNSETLEDNLISNGADLDKDDIFILNEFAKSIKLLQESRKDIEEYINSKMKKIAPNLQNLIGSTLGAKLISHAGSLKRLAMFPASTIQIMGAEKALFRHLKTGENPPKYGLIYQDPIVRNSNYWNRGKIARKLALKISLAVKRDYFTDKYEPGLKEEFEKEVEIIEKENPFPKTKNQKNKNKESKHKKPHKNRKKQRRHKRKKRRH